From Pseudomonas sp. B21-028, one genomic window encodes:
- the fhuF gene encoding siderophore-iron reductase FhuF, producing MSRLSDPEILQPLLARFALRYPGVNRAAVVSQWSMNYMSVVLPATLACVLTRQGVIDFWGEEAVLLHDDGQPSALGLSARLPALGQDERAAYWSRLIHEHLAPLFATLAAAGGLAPKILWGNMVAIWDGAFARMDPDLSRDGFAQAHQWLEPVTVNDGRLKLRGLQRMVESPAPQICPCLPLRRHCCLHYQLHEPVEAQPPVLCESCPKLHRLPLAEQVSYLRYIYEEA from the coding sequence TTGAGCCGACTTTCCGACCCTGAGATCCTGCAACCGCTGCTGGCCCGCTTCGCCCTGCGTTATCCAGGGGTGAACCGCGCCGCCGTGGTGTCGCAGTGGTCGATGAACTACATGAGCGTTGTCCTGCCGGCGACCCTGGCCTGTGTGTTGACCCGGCAAGGCGTCATTGATTTCTGGGGCGAAGAGGCGGTGCTGTTGCACGATGACGGTCAGCCCTCGGCCCTGGGTCTGTCGGCCCGACTGCCGGCCTTGGGCCAGGATGAGCGCGCGGCCTACTGGTCGCGATTGATCCACGAGCACCTGGCACCGCTGTTCGCGACCCTGGCCGCCGCCGGTGGCCTGGCGCCGAAGATACTGTGGGGCAACATGGTTGCCATCTGGGATGGTGCGTTCGCGCGAATGGACCCCGACCTGTCCCGGGATGGGTTCGCCCAGGCGCACCAGTGGCTGGAGCCGGTCACGGTGAATGACGGGCGCCTGAAACTGCGGGGCCTGCAACGCATGGTCGAATCACCCGCGCCGCAGATTTGCCCGTGTTTGCCCTTGCGCCGGCATTGCTGCCTGCATTACCAACTGCACGAACCCGTCGAAGCCCAGCCGCCGGTGCTCTGCGAGTCCTGCCCGAAACTGCATCGCCTGCCCCTGGCGGAGCAGGTGAGTTACCTGCGTTACATCTATGAAGAGGCGTGA
- a CDS encoding ABC transporter ATP-binding protein/permease, with product MHTLRTFWRLARPFWASEEKYPALLLLLGTVLMTLCLVGINILNNFWNLHFYNALQALDYHGFLVGSLQFILLQVGMAGFTVGAFHFQQKLTIRWRRWATRNMLDQWLGSQRYQKLKLTETEVDNPDQRIAEDVDLFIVKSLKLSLGLLTSVVSLFSFLNILWQASNLVSVPFDDQSVVIPGLLVWIALVYALLGTGLAFWLGRALPSLNFMQQRREADFRFALIRLRENADSVAQYRGETVENERFNQRLEAALENFWALVKKQKLIMGYSTFYLRSATVIPMFIMAPQFFAGAFPLGRLTQISAAFGEVHAAIAYLVSVFPELSEWKSVIDRLNGFQERLDHLEIKSEVRLEQQAVGLEIKDLDVWLPSGRLLLKGFNLSLKPGDSLMISAPSGYGKSTLLRTISGLWPHASGTSRYDRERALTLSQKPYLPLGCLREALWYPHPPRREEDAALRQVMEQVGLLHLGDQLDEERDWAQTLSVGEQQRCAFVRALLARPTVLFLDESSSALDAANELRCYQLLKQTLPQTILISVSHNASLEHIHWQVLELKDEARWVHRKVQPAVMPVS from the coding sequence ATGCACACACTCCGCACTTTCTGGCGTCTCGCGCGGCCGTTCTGGGCATCCGAGGAAAAATACCCGGCCCTGTTGCTGTTGTTGGGCACCGTGCTGATGACCTTGTGCCTGGTGGGGATCAACATTCTCAACAACTTCTGGAACCTGCATTTCTACAACGCGTTGCAGGCCCTCGACTATCACGGTTTTCTCGTCGGCAGCCTGCAATTCATCCTGCTGCAGGTCGGCATGGCCGGGTTCACCGTGGGCGCGTTCCACTTCCAGCAGAAACTGACCATACGCTGGCGCCGCTGGGCCACCCGGAACATGCTCGACCAATGGCTGGGCAGCCAGCGCTACCAGAAGCTGAAACTGACCGAGACCGAGGTCGATAACCCCGACCAGCGAATCGCCGAAGACGTGGACCTGTTTATCGTCAAGTCGCTGAAGCTGAGCCTGGGATTGTTGACGTCAGTGGTGTCGCTGTTCTCCTTCCTGAATATTCTCTGGCAGGCGTCGAACCTGGTCAGCGTGCCGTTCGACGACCAGTCGGTGGTCATTCCGGGGCTGCTGGTGTGGATCGCACTGGTATATGCCCTGCTGGGTACCGGCCTGGCGTTCTGGCTCGGGCGCGCATTGCCAAGCCTCAACTTCATGCAGCAACGGCGCGAAGCGGATTTTCGCTTCGCCCTCATCCGTCTGCGGGAAAACGCCGACTCGGTGGCCCAATACCGCGGCGAAACGGTGGAGAACGAGCGCTTCAACCAGCGCCTGGAGGCGGCGCTGGAAAACTTCTGGGCGCTGGTCAAGAAGCAGAAGCTGATCATGGGCTACTCGACCTTCTACCTGCGCAGCGCCACGGTCATTCCCATGTTCATCATGGCACCGCAGTTCTTCGCCGGCGCATTCCCCTTGGGTCGCCTGACGCAGATCAGCGCGGCCTTCGGCGAAGTCCACGCGGCCATCGCCTACCTGGTCAGCGTGTTTCCGGAACTGTCGGAATGGAAGTCGGTGATCGACCGTTTGAACGGTTTCCAGGAGCGCCTGGATCACCTCGAAATCAAGTCCGAGGTCCGCCTCGAGCAGCAGGCCGTCGGCCTCGAGATCAAGGACCTGGACGTCTGGCTGCCGAGCGGCCGGCTACTGCTCAAGGGCTTCAACCTGTCGCTCAAGCCCGGCGACAGCCTGATGATCAGCGCGCCGTCCGGCTATGGCAAATCAACCTTGCTTCGCACGATCAGCGGGCTTTGGCCCCACGCCAGTGGCACCAGCCGCTATGACCGGGAGCGGGCGCTGACCCTGTCGCAAAAGCCCTACCTGCCGCTGGGCTGTCTGCGCGAGGCGCTCTGGTATCCCCACCCGCCACGGCGCGAAGAAGATGCGGCACTGCGCCAGGTGATGGAGCAGGTTGGCCTGCTCCATCTGGGCGATCAACTGGATGAAGAACGAGACTGGGCCCAGACCCTCAGCGTCGGCGAGCAGCAGCGTTGTGCGTTCGTCCGGGCCCTGCTGGCCCGCCCGACGGTGCTGTTCCTCGACGAGAGCAGCTCGGCACTGGATGCGGCAAACGAGCTGCGTTGCTATCAGCTGCTCAAGCAGACGCTGCCGCAGACGATCCTGATCAGCGTCAGCCACAACGCTTCGCTGGAGCACATTCATTGGCAGGTCCTTGAACTCAAGGACGAGGCGCGATGGGTGCATCGCAAGGTTCAGCCAGCGGTCATGCCAGTCAGTTAA
- a CDS encoding TonB-dependent receptor, which yields MNFKKNTIALAVGSAIGLGNCAWAAEESTVVEIAPITVTGEKINRTLEQTQSSVVVVTEEKLREHNDKNLVDLFARTPGVYSQADNETWGIRGVPVSGFDDQGPATINGPISVYVDGAVQPSRALTLSPVPLWDTEQVEVFLGPQSTTQGRNSLGGAVVIETKKPTFQPSFSAQTSMGNYGEHGAAVAGGGAIVDDKIAGRIAVDYTDGDGYIRNTALDKDANPHRTSNARGKLLILPNDDTDVLLTYAHSEHRQGDRSTMRGADGKPSYYDISSDTEAFDNLKQDTLSAKVDYRLNDAWTLTSVTANTSSDYSNRLDFDQTALSNDVILRKHEGDLFSQELRLNYTSDTVKSVVGTYYGHNTNKFHDRLLATDPVDNGSVKGETNIENKAVFGEVNWTFAPRWTLITGLRYDHETNDTDVEEDTFSSAAQVKKSFDALLPKLGIDYELATDQYLGFTVQKGYRGGGVNVRAGSGHQAYDPEYTTNYELSYRGSFFDKTLRTRANLYYTDWKDQQVSVRRTGSQFIDVFNAGRSDIKGLEAFVEKDVTEQLTLNMGGSITDGKYKDFVTGRGQDMSGESFLSSPKYKMSVGGVYHYDDRLMFGTDVTYQSTAPSEYEFDGSGKVTGERRSDNYVLVNFNTEYKVTKNVAVSAYVKNAFDKEYITNNTSDDVIDVGAPRTVGMILRYDM from the coding sequence TTGAATTTCAAGAAGAATACAATTGCGTTGGCTGTGGGGTCGGCAATCGGCCTTGGCAACTGTGCATGGGCGGCGGAAGAGTCCACTGTCGTGGAGATCGCTCCGATCACTGTGACGGGTGAGAAAATCAACCGTACGCTGGAGCAGACCCAGTCCAGTGTGGTGGTCGTTACTGAAGAAAAGCTGCGCGAGCATAACGACAAGAACCTGGTGGATCTGTTCGCTCGTACACCGGGTGTCTATAGCCAGGCCGACAATGAAACCTGGGGTATCCGTGGCGTGCCGGTGTCGGGTTTTGATGACCAGGGGCCGGCGACCATCAATGGACCTATCTCTGTGTATGTCGACGGTGCCGTGCAACCGAGTCGGGCGCTGACCTTAAGCCCGGTCCCGCTCTGGGATACCGAGCAGGTCGAAGTCTTCCTCGGCCCGCAATCCACTACCCAAGGCCGTAACTCTCTGGGCGGCGCAGTGGTGATCGAGACCAAGAAACCGACGTTCCAGCCCAGCTTCTCGGCGCAAACCAGTATGGGGAACTATGGTGAGCATGGGGCGGCCGTCGCAGGTGGTGGCGCGATTGTCGATGATAAGATCGCCGGCCGGATTGCCGTGGACTATACCGACGGCGATGGCTACATCCGCAACACCGCGCTCGATAAGGACGCCAACCCGCATCGCACCAGCAATGCCCGCGGCAAATTGCTGATTTTGCCCAATGATGACACTGACGTTTTGCTGACCTACGCCCATAGCGAACACCGCCAGGGTGACCGCTCGACGATGCGCGGCGCCGATGGCAAGCCCAGCTATTATGACATCTCGTCCGACACCGAGGCCTTCGATAATCTCAAACAGGACACCCTCAGCGCCAAGGTGGACTACCGTCTGAATGATGCCTGGACGCTGACGAGCGTGACCGCCAATACCAGCTCGGATTACAGTAATCGTCTGGACTTCGATCAGACCGCACTCAGTAATGACGTCATTCTGCGCAAGCACGAGGGTGATCTGTTCAGCCAGGAGCTGCGTCTGAATTACACCTCGGACACAGTGAAAAGTGTCGTCGGTACCTACTATGGGCATAACACGAACAAGTTCCATGATCGGTTACTGGCTACTGATCCCGTGGACAATGGCAGCGTCAAAGGTGAGACCAACATTGAGAACAAGGCGGTGTTCGGTGAAGTCAACTGGACGTTCGCTCCGCGCTGGACATTGATCACCGGCCTGCGCTACGACCACGAGACGAACGATACCGACGTCGAAGAAGATACCTTTTCCAGCGCAGCCCAAGTTAAAAAGTCGTTTGACGCTTTGCTGCCTAAACTCGGTATCGACTACGAACTGGCCACGGATCAATACCTCGGCTTCACTGTTCAAAAAGGCTATCGCGGCGGAGGCGTCAATGTACGCGCCGGTAGCGGTCACCAGGCCTATGACCCGGAATACACCACCAACTACGAGCTGTCTTACCGTGGTTCGTTCTTTGATAAGACGCTACGTACCCGCGCCAACCTGTATTACACCGACTGGAAGGACCAACAAGTCAGCGTGCGGCGCACCGGCAGTCAGTTCATTGATGTCTTCAACGCCGGTCGCAGTGACATCAAAGGCCTGGAGGCTTTCGTCGAGAAGGATGTCACCGAACAGCTGACGCTGAACATGGGTGGTTCCATCACCGATGGCAAGTACAAAGACTTCGTCACCGGTAGGGGGCAGGACATGAGCGGCGAATCGTTCCTTTCGTCGCCCAAGTACAAAATGTCGGTGGGCGGCGTATATCACTATGACGACCGCTTGATGTTCGGCACCGATGTTACCTATCAAAGCACTGCGCCTTCCGAATACGAGTTCGATGGCAGCGGCAAGGTCACCGGTGAGCGCCGGAGCGACAATTACGTACTGGTCAACTTCAACACCGAGTACAAGGTCACCAAGAACGTCGCCGTGTCCGCCTACGTGAAAAATGCGTTCGACAAGGAATACATCACCAACAACACCAGCGACGACGTCATCGACGTCGGCGCACCGCGCACGGTGGGCATGATCCTGCGCTACGACATGTAA
- a CDS encoding fe2+ zn2+ uptake regulation protein: MYKPSVSASCAKQKHGETTTTQHPLEDDRHNIRELLRHYGLRTSLIRLKVIDALLVAARDGRSITVRGVHHYLGLFAAELSLISVREVLRRLCEEGVILFQPDKSYRFTREASAILEQCSSR, from the coding sequence ATGTACAAACCTTCAGTGTCTGCGTCTTGCGCCAAGCAAAAACATGGCGAGACAACGACCACTCAACACCCGCTCGAAGACGACCGTCACAACATCCGTGAGCTGCTGCGACATTACGGACTGCGCACCAGCCTGATCCGCCTCAAGGTCATCGATGCCCTGCTTGTTGCCGCCAGGGATGGACGCTCCATCACCGTGCGCGGGGTACACCATTACCTGGGGCTGTTTGCTGCCGAGTTGTCGCTCATCAGCGTGCGTGAAGTGCTCAGGCGCCTGTGTGAAGAGGGCGTCATCCTTTTTCAGCCTGACAAGAGCTACCGCTTTACCCGGGAGGCCAGCGCAATACTTGAACAGTGCTCGAGCCGCTGA